A segment of the Flavobacteriales bacterium genome:
GCTAACAGTTAATCACCTAATCACTACATTTGCAAAATGTATATCCTGAAGATCAAAGGCAAAGCCCGCATCCCTGATTATGTTCAGATCCGGGACAATGATTTTACGCTTAAAGCGTATTTCAGGGTAGACCGTCCGGAGAAGGCGCTTGAAAAATGTGGATTGGATCACCTGGAAAAAGAAATCCTGGAGATCATCCAGGCCCTCCCCTTCGGCAAGATCCGGAAACTGGATTTCATCACCTGAAAAATCTATTTGTCATGTCCCTTGACACCATCATATCTATCAAAGAAGGCCTGGTCTATCAACATAACCACCTGGTGTTGTCCAATGTGAACCTTACGGTGGAGAAGGGTGAATTCGTATACCTGATCGGAAAAACCGGAAGCGGAAAAAGCAGTTTGTTGCGCACACTGTATTGTGACCTGCCTCTGGAAGAGGGAGAGGCAGAGATAGCGGGCTTTCAACTTCGCAAAATCAAACGCAGGAAAATACCATTCCTGAGAAGGAAGCTGGGCATCATCTTTCAGGATTTTCAACTGCTATCAGACCGTTCTGTAACAGACAATCTTTTGTTCGTGCTTAAAGCCACCGGCTGGAAGAACAAGCAGGAAATGAATCAGCGCAGTGAGGATGTATTGAATAAAGTTGGAATGGGCACAAAAGGATTTAAATTCCCCCATCAGCTTTCAGGAGGCGAGCAACAACGCATATCCATTGCACGTGCCTTGCTCAATGATCCGGATATGATCCTCGCCGATGAGCCCACAGGAAACCTGGACCCTGCCACTTCAGAGGAGATCCTGCAACTGCTGCTGGAAATCAGTCATTCGGGCAGGGCTGTCCTGATGGCCACCCACGACTACTCCCTGATGGAAAAGTTTCCTTCCAGAACATTGCTTTGTGAGAACGGACAGATCATAGAAAAGACGGTTGGCCAACCCGCATGAAGCGACCGTCATGCTATCCATCCTGATACCCATATTCAATGAGGATTCCCGTGACCTTGTTCACGCCTTGATCAAACAATGCAGCGATGCTGGGATTGCATTCGAGATTCTTTGTTTTGATGATGGTTCTGATGAAATGACCCGTAGTACCAACAGGGAATTAATGACCACCAATAATGTCCGTTATGAAGAAATGCCTGAAAACCTTGGGCGCGCTGCTATACGAAACCAAATGGTCCGGGCATCAACGTACAACCATTTACTGCTTATAGACGGAGATTCCGCCATGGAGGATGACCGCTACATCACAAGATACCTTCCCTGGATCGGCCAGTTTAAGGTGGTCTATGGCGGAAGAACTTATC
Coding sequences within it:
- a CDS encoding ATP-binding cassette domain-containing protein gives rise to the protein MSLDTIISIKEGLVYQHNHLVLSNVNLTVEKGEFVYLIGKTGSGKSSLLRTLYCDLPLEEGEAEIAGFQLRKIKRRKIPFLRRKLGIIFQDFQLLSDRSVTDNLLFVLKATGWKNKQEMNQRSEDVLNKVGMGTKGFKFPHQLSGGEQQRISIARALLNDPDMILADEPTGNLDPATSEEILQLLLEISHSGRAVLMATHDYSLMEKFPSRTLLCENGQIIEKTVGQPA